One window from the genome of Malus domestica chromosome 01, GDT2T_hap1 encodes:
- the LOC103406447 gene encoding RING-H2 finger protein ATL66 produces MTSQDNQPLNVHFTVLDDDQFRVRGKTLFVVVVIFTVVLLVTLFLLYARWLCRFHLHDVSSDAPPAPPLNRPEGLDAAFIRALPIVLYQESNRDLEAGSGGECCICLGVFEDGEKVKVLPNCRHSYHSECVDTWLSTHSSCPICRAQPQAHSTAS; encoded by the coding sequence ATGACCTCCCAAGACAATCAGCCGTTAAACGTCCACTTCACCGTCCTTGACGACGATCAGTTCCGCGTCCGAGGCAAGACGCTGTTCGTCGTCGTCGTAATCTTCACCGTCGTCCTCCTCGTCACACTGTTCCTGCTCTACGCGCGCTGGCTCTGCCGTTTCCACCTCCACGACGTCTCCTCCGACGCGCCCCCCGCGCCGCCGCTGAATCGGCCCGAGGGCCTTGACGCCGCCTTCATCCGCGCCTTGCCGATTGTGTTGTACCAGGAATCGAACCGGGATTTGGAAGCCGGCAGCGGTGGCGAGTGCTGCATATGCCTGGGCGTGTTCGAAGACGGCGAGAAGGTGAAGGTTCTGCCGAACTGCCGCCATAGTTACCACTCTGAGTGTGTGGACACGTGGCTTTCGACCCATTCGAGCTGCCCAATCTGTCGCGCTCAGCCCCAAGCTCATTCCACTGCTTCCTGA